The following coding sequences are from one Lathamus discolor isolate bLatDis1 chromosome 10, bLatDis1.hap1, whole genome shotgun sequence window:
- the HIGD2A gene encoding HIG1 domain family member 2A, mitochondrial, with the protein MAAEPPPPPPPLEPIVLPVFREEGFGDKFLRKTRENPLVPLGCLCTVGVLTYGLINFKRGDTRKSQLMMRARILAQGLTFAALLGGMAVTAMKSRK; encoded by the exons ATGGCGGCGGAgcctcctcctccgccgccgccgctggaGCCCATCGTGCTGCCGGTGTTCAGGGAAGAGGGCTTCGGCGACAAGTTCCTGCGCAAGACCCGCGAGAACCCCCTGGTGCCCCTCg GCTGCCTCTGCACCGTCGGCGTCCTGACCTACGGGCTGATCAACTTCAAGAGGGGCGACACCCGCAAGTCTCAGCTGATGATGCGGGCACGTATCCTGGCCCAGGGCTTAACCTTCGCGGCTCTCCTCGGGGGCATGGCAGTCACAGCCATGAAGTCTAGAAAGTGA
- the NOP16 gene encoding nucleolar protein 16, with protein sequence MPKAKGKSRRHKYSYNLNRKRLYRSARRRAAPRIACSHIRQAWDPTKSVAQNLAEMGLAGDPNKAVPIPKKLLGMEMESNGQDQGKQQVRKPYVLNEMEYEASLPEKKSNTLSRDLIDYVRYMIQNHGENYKEMARDEKNYYQDTPKQIKRKINVYKNFYPEQYKEFVASLKQEKMEVQ encoded by the exons ATGCCGAAGGCAAAGGGGAAGAGCCGGCGGCACAAGTACTCCTACAACCTCAACCGCAAGCGGCTGTACCGCAgcgcccgccgccgcgccgccccgcgCATCGCATG CTCGCACATCCGCCAAGCATGGGACCCCACCAAGTCAGTGGCGCAGAACCTGGCCGAGATGGGCCTGGCCGGCGATCCCAACAAGGCCGTCCCCATCCCCAAGAAGTTGCTG GGGATGGAAATGGAAAGCAATGGACAAGACCAAGGAAAGCAACAAGTGCGGAAGCCCTATGTGCTGAAcg AGATGGAATATGAGGCCAGTCTGCCTGAGAAGAAGTCAAACACACTCTCACGAGATCTCATTGACTACGTGCGGTACATGATACAGAACCACGGGGAGAACTACAAG GAAATGGCTCGAGATGAGAAGAACTACTACCAGGATACTCCCAAGCAGATAAAGAGAAAGATCAACGTGTACAAGAATTTCTATCCCGAGCAGTACAAGGAATTTGTTGCATCACTCAAGCAGGAGAAGATGGAGGTGCAGTGA